CCGCCCCAGCTTTGAATATTACCCCGTCGATGCCGACGACGACCCGGACACCGGTGTCTTTGAATGCGACATCTGCATTCCCGTGATGCCGTTATAACACCTCGTCATCTCGAGCCTTACAGCCCGCTAAACGCCCCGAACCCGCCGTCGACCGGGATGACGGCGCCGGTCACGAATGACGCGGCGTCGCTGCAGAGCCAGACGACGATGCCCTGCAGTTCCGCCGGCTCCCCGAACCGGCCCATCGGGGTTTTGCGGAGGATGGCCTGCGCGCGCTCGGTGAACGCGCCGTCGGGCTGGACGAGCAGGGCGCGGTTCTGCTCGGTGACGAAAAAGCCGGGCGCGATGGCGTTGACGCGCAGGCCGGCGCTGTGCCGGCGGGCGAGGTCGACCGCCATCCACTTCGTGAAGTTGTCGATCGCCGCCTTCGCCGCCGAATACCCCGGCGCGCCGCTCAACGCCTGCATGGCGGCCATCGACGAGATGTTGACGATGCTCCCTCTGCCGGCCTCGGCCATCGCCTCGCCGAATACCAGGGTGGGGTAGACGGTCCCCTGCAGATTCAGGCGGACGACCTCATCGAACGCGTCGAACGGCATGTCGAACACCGGCGTCTTATCCGTCCGCGCCCGGGCGACGTTGCCGCCGGCGGCATTGACGAGGATGTCCACGCGGCCCCAGGCCTT
The Rhodothermales bacterium genome window above contains:
- a CDS encoding SDR family oxidoreductase, with translation YAIDLTGRVAVVTGGYGVLGAGMAEALAAAGAKVALLGRNAAAAGARAEALRAAGADAMTLIADVLDEVALKAARTQLLKAWGRVDILVNAAGGNVARARTDKTPVFDMPFDAFDEVVRLNLQGTVYPTLVFGEAMAEAGRGSIVNISSMAAMQALSGAPGYSAAKAAIDNFTKWMAVDLARRHSAGLRVNAIAPGFFVTEQNRALLVQPDGAFTERAQAILRKTPMGRFGEPAELQGIVVWLCSDAASFVTGAVIPVDGGFGAFSGL